A window of the Butyricimonas faecalis genome harbors these coding sequences:
- a CDS encoding GGGtGRT protein → MALFESYDRRINQINAVLNNYGIKDIEEAKTICDAKGIDPYKMCKDIQPIAFENAAWAYVVGAAIAIKKGCKKAAEAAEAIGEGLQSFCIPGSVAADRKVGLGHGNLAAMLLREETKCFAFLAGHESFAAAEGAIGIAKSANKVRQQPLKVILNGLGKDAAMIISRINGFTYVQTEFDYYTGELKIVKEKAYSNGERAQVRCYGADDVREGVAIMRHEGVDVSITGNSTNPTRFQHPVAGTYKKECMETGRKYFSVASGGGTGRTLHPDNMAAGPASYGFTDTLGRMHGDAQFAGSSSVPAHVEMMGFLGMGNNPMVGATVAVAVAIEEAMK, encoded by the coding sequence ACGACCGTCGGATTAATCAAATCAACGCGGTTCTAAATAATTACGGAATAAAAGACATCGAAGAGGCAAAAACAATTTGTGATGCCAAAGGGATCGACCCGTACAAAATGTGTAAAGACATTCAACCCATCGCGTTCGAAAACGCAGCTTGGGCTTATGTAGTCGGTGCAGCTATCGCAATTAAAAAAGGATGTAAAAAAGCAGCCGAAGCAGCAGAGGCCATCGGTGAAGGCTTGCAGTCATTCTGTATCCCGGGATCCGTTGCCGCCGATCGTAAAGTGGGTTTAGGTCACGGTAACTTGGCAGCCATGCTACTCCGTGAAGAGACTAAATGTTTTGCCTTCCTTGCCGGACACGAATCTTTCGCCGCGGCAGAAGGAGCAATCGGTATTGCAAAATCAGCCAACAAAGTACGCCAACAACCGTTGAAAGTGATCTTGAACGGCTTGGGTAAAGACGCGGCCATGATCATCTCCCGTATCAATGGCTTCACGTACGTGCAAACCGAATTCGATTACTATACCGGAGAATTGAAAATCGTAAAAGAAAAAGCATACTCTAACGGAGAACGCGCCCAAGTAAGATGCTACGGGGCTGACGACGTTCGGGAAGGTGTAGCTATCATGCGTCACGAGGGTGTCGATGTTTCCATTACCGGAAACTCAACCAACCCGACCCGCTTCCAACACCCGGTTGCCGGAACATACAAAAAAGAGTGCATGGAAACCGGAAGAAAATACTTCTCAGTAGCCTCCGGCGGTGGTACCGGACGTACCCTTCACCCGGACAACATGGCAGCCGGACCCGCCAGCTACGGATTCACCGACACGCTTGGCCGTATGCACGGTGACGCTCAATTCGCGGGTTCCTCCTCCGTTCCCGCACACGTGGAAATGATGGGATTCCTCGGGATGGGTAACAACCCGATGGTTGGAGCTACCGTTGCCGTGGCTGTTGCTATCGAGGAAGCAATGAAATAA